A genomic region of Thermodesulfovibrio aggregans contains the following coding sequences:
- a CDS encoding TatD family hydrolase yields MIDSHCHLEMFKEELSDVVRRAYDSGVSTIVTVASDVESLDEVVKIAEQYPMVYATVGIHPHDAKDFNDKVLKKIFELSRHPKVIAIGEIGLDYHYDNSPREAQKSAFVRQLELARDLGLPVVVHSREAFDDTIKILKESGVSRGVLHCFSGNLSQAKKAIELGFLISISGVVTFKNAKKIKEVAQFVPDDYLLIETDAPYLAPEPMRGKGNEPAFLIYTARELAELRGVTVEDIDRITTVNTYKLFQIGNLPKGEIAYKIRDTLYLNVTNRCTNVCRFCVRFHTDYVKGHNLRLEREPSSAELIEAIGDPKNYKEIVFCGYGEPFLRLDLIKEVAKWIKEHGGRVRINTNGQGNLIHDRKILPELAGLIDSISISLNAQDKETYNRICNPANPDAYEAVIEFIKDAKEFVPKVQVTVVDVREVDLKKCEELANSLGVSFKIRHLDQVG; encoded by the coding sequence ATGATTGACAGCCACTGCCATCTTGAGATGTTTAAAGAGGAACTTTCCGATGTAGTAAGGCGTGCCTATGATTCAGGAGTTAGCACTATTGTCACAGTTGCTTCAGATGTTGAAAGTCTTGATGAAGTAGTAAAAATTGCAGAACAATATCCGATGGTTTATGCAACAGTGGGAATTCATCCTCATGATGCAAAGGATTTTAACGATAAAGTTTTGAAAAAAATATTTGAACTTAGTAGACACCCGAAGGTCATTGCAATAGGAGAAATAGGACTTGATTATCACTATGACAATTCTCCAAGAGAAGCTCAAAAATCCGCTTTTGTCCGTCAGCTTGAACTTGCACGGGATTTAGGATTACCTGTAGTAGTCCATTCAAGAGAAGCCTTTGATGATACAATAAAGATTTTGAAAGAATCAGGTGTCAGTCGAGGAGTTTTGCATTGTTTTAGTGGAAATCTGTCGCAAGCAAAAAAAGCTATTGAACTTGGATTTTTAATATCAATCTCTGGAGTTGTTACTTTTAAAAATGCAAAGAAAATTAAAGAAGTTGCTCAGTTTGTGCCTGATGATTATCTATTAATTGAGACAGATGCACCATATCTTGCTCCTGAGCCAATGAGAGGAAAAGGAAATGAACCTGCTTTTTTAATTTACACAGCCAGAGAATTGGCAGAATTAAGAGGAGTAACAGTTGAAGATATTGACAGAATAACTACTGTAAACACTTACAAACTTTTTCAAATTGGAAACCTTCCCAAAGGTGAGATTGCTTACAAAATAAGAGATACTCTTTATTTAAATGTAACAAATAGATGCACAAATGTGTGCAGATTCTGTGTGAGATTTCACACTGACTATGTAAAAGGACACAATTTAAGACTAGAGAGAGAGCCTTCATCAGCAGAACTCATAGAGGCAATAGGAGATCCTAAGAATTACAAGGAAATTGTCTTTTGCGGCTATGGTGAGCCATTTTTAAGGCTTGATTTAATTAAAGAGGTTGCAAAATGGATAAAAGAGCATGGCGGCAGAGTGAGAATAAATACAAACGGACAGGGAAATTTAATTCATGATCGAAAGATTTTGCCAGAACTTGCAGGTCTTATTGATTCTATTTCAATAAGTTTAAATGCACAGGATAAAGAAACTTACAACAGAATATGTAATCCCGCAAATCCCGATGCCTATGAAGCTGTGATTGAATTTATAAAAGATGCCAAAGAATTTGTCCCTAAGGTGCAGGTGACTGTTGTAGATGTTAGAGAGGTTGATTTAAAAAAATGTGAAGAACTTGCAAACTCTTTGGGTGTTAGTTTTAAAATACGGCATCTTGATCAGGTTGGATAG
- a CDS encoding prepilin peptidase: MEVLIFILGLVIGSFLNVCIYRIPRKLSIIKPSSFCPSCGNSIKWWHNIPVLSFVILKGKCAYCGAKISLRYPVVEILNGIFYVLAYLNFGLTISLPFVLIFISALIVISFIDFDFQIIPDEISIPLIFLGIILSLLPHNSINLAYDIKDSLIGIVIGGGSLLIVSLITRGGMGGGDIKLNAAVGAFLGWKAALLTIFIGSLAGSIVGIVILKKTGNRKIPFGPFLSLGACVCLFFGESLLNWYFG, from the coding sequence GTGGAAGTTCTGATATTTATTTTAGGGCTTGTAATTGGTTCTTTTTTAAATGTATGCATTTACAGAATACCAAGAAAGCTATCAATAATCAAACCTTCATCATTCTGTCCTTCCTGTGGTAATTCAATTAAATGGTGGCATAATATACCAGTTTTAAGTTTTGTCATACTTAAAGGTAAATGTGCTTATTGTGGAGCAAAAATTTCTTTGAGATATCCAGTTGTTGAGATATTAAATGGTATTTTCTATGTTTTAGCATATTTAAATTTTGGTTTGACAATTTCTTTACCATTTGTTTTAATTTTTATCTCAGCTTTGATAGTTATTTCATTTATTGACTTTGATTTTCAGATTATTCCTGATGAGATTTCAATTCCCTTGATTTTTTTAGGTATTATTTTATCCCTTCTGCCTCATAATTCAATAAACTTAGCTTATGATATTAAAGATTCCTTGATTGGCATAGTTATTGGTGGAGGGAGTCTTTTAATCGTTTCATTGATAACCAGAGGAGGGATGGGCGGAGGAGACATAAAGCTCAATGCAGCAGTAGGAGCATTTCTTGGATGGAAGGCAGCATTGCTTACAATTTTTATTGGGAGTTTAGCTGGCTCAATTGTTGGTATTGTAATCTTAAAAAAGACAGGAAATAGAAAGATTCCATTTGGACCATTTCTTTCTCTTGGTGCCTGTGTCTGTTTGTTTTTCGGCGAAAGCTTGCTTAATTGGTATTTTGGATAG
- the glgP gene encoding alpha-glucan family phosphorylase, translating to MVIDEFIKEPRIAYFSMEIGIIPEMHTYSGGLGILAGDTLKSAADLRIPMVGVTLIHKMGYFRQELDPFGRQIEHPDPWDIEKYLTRLDVMVTVTIENKPVYVTAWLYVIESGTGGRVPVLFLDTDIPENEPNYRTLTHYLYGGDLEYRLKQEIVLGIGGVRILNELGFEIKKYHMNEGHSSFLTLELLQRFKRPIEEVWSDELVWDIEKVKELCVFTTHTPVAAGHDRFPYEVVEKIMGEVVPLWLLKKLAGDGMLNMTLLGFNLSEYINGVSKKHEEVSEKMFPGYEIHAITNGVHSYTWVSEPFKQLYNKHLPGWANEPEIFVRAWKIPEEELWDAHMQAKKHLIDYVNRLTSANLNYDTFTIGFARRATPYKRADLLMSDPERLAMIGEGRIQIIYAGKAHPKDEGGKKLIQKIFEVKERLKDRVKVVYLPNYDMAMAMKLVAGVDIWLNNPQKPHEASGTSGMKAAHNGVPNLSVLDGWWIEGWIEGYTGWAIGTLEESSDSKRDAEDLYYKLSSEILPLFYENRHIWVKIMKNAIALNAYYFNTHRMVRFYVTEAYIR from the coding sequence ATGGTCATAGATGAATTTATTAAAGAGCCAAGAATTGCCTATTTTTCAATGGAAATAGGAATAATACCAGAGATGCATACATACAGTGGAGGACTTGGCATTTTAGCAGGTGATACTTTGAAATCAGCTGCTGATCTGAGAATTCCAATGGTAGGAGTTACATTAATTCATAAAATGGGATATTTCAGGCAGGAACTTGATCCCTTTGGCAGACAAATTGAGCATCCTGACCCATGGGATATTGAAAAATATCTAACCAGACTTGATGTAATGGTTACAGTTACTATAGAAAATAAACCAGTTTATGTAACTGCATGGCTCTATGTCATAGAAAGCGGAACTGGCGGAAGGGTGCCTGTATTATTTCTTGACACAGATATTCCGGAAAATGAACCAAATTATAGAACTCTCACCCACTATCTTTATGGAGGAGATTTAGAGTATCGTCTTAAACAGGAAATTGTTCTTGGAATAGGAGGAGTAAGAATTCTTAATGAACTTGGTTTTGAAATAAAAAAATATCACATGAATGAAGGACATTCAAGTTTTCTAACTCTGGAACTTCTTCAGAGATTTAAAAGACCTATTGAAGAAGTATGGTCTGATGAACTTGTATGGGATATAGAAAAAGTTAAAGAGTTATGCGTTTTTACTACACACACTCCAGTTGCTGCAGGACATGACAGATTTCCCTACGAAGTTGTTGAAAAAATAATGGGTGAAGTGGTTCCTTTATGGCTACTGAAAAAGCTTGCAGGAGATGGAATGTTGAACATGACTCTGTTGGGATTTAATCTAAGTGAATACATCAATGGTGTATCAAAAAAACATGAAGAGGTCTCGGAAAAGATGTTCCCTGGATATGAAATACATGCCATAACAAATGGAGTACACTCCTACACATGGGTATCAGAGCCTTTCAAACAACTTTATAATAAACATCTTCCGGGATGGGCAAATGAACCTGAAATATTTGTAAGAGCATGGAAAATTCCTGAGGAAGAACTCTGGGATGCCCATATGCAGGCAAAAAAACATTTAATTGATTATGTAAACAGACTCACCAGTGCAAATTTAAACTATGATACCTTTACAATAGGATTTGCAAGAAGAGCAACTCCTTATAAGAGAGCAGACCTTCTAATGTCTGATCCTGAAAGACTTGCAATGATTGGAGAAGGAAGAATTCAGATTATATACGCCGGTAAAGCTCATCCAAAAGATGAAGGTGGAAAAAAACTGATTCAAAAAATTTTTGAAGTAAAAGAAAGGTTAAAAGACAGGGTTAAAGTTGTTTATTTACCAAACTATGACATGGCAATGGCAATGAAACTTGTTGCAGGGGTTGATATATGGCTTAATAACCCTCAAAAACCCCATGAAGCTTCTGGTACATCTGGAATGAAGGCAGCACACAATGGTGTTCCCAATTTAAGTGTTCTTGACGGATGGTGGATTGAAGGATGGATTGAAGGTTATACTGGCTGGGCAATTGGAACTCTGGAAGAAAGTTCAGATTCAAAAAGAGATGCCGAGGATTTGTACTATAAACTTTCCAGTGAAATATTACCTCTATTCTATGAAAATCGCCATATCTGGGTAAAAATAATGAAAAATGCAATTGCTTTAAATGCCTATTATTTCAATACCCATAGAATGGTCAGATTTTATGTAACTGAAGCTTATATAAGATAG
- a CDS encoding 1,4-dihydroxy-6-naphthoate synthase, protein MLKFGISPCPNDTFIFFGIIEKKVNTYGLNFDFVIEDVESLNSLCLKKELDISKISSHAIYYLQKDYELLSSGGALSEFGPVVIAKDLEKIKNISTVKVALPGRLTTASLLMWLYWQKNFSQKKYELKFMPFYEIIDKVAKGEADLGVVIHEGRFIYSLKGLKLVADLGEFWMEETLLPIPLGCIVSRKSLNIKETVEKIIKESLNYAYSHFDEAMDFTKKYSQEISEDVIKLHIQCYVNDFTFDMGQKGIQAINELIKKIQEHGIWS, encoded by the coding sequence ATGTTAAAGTTTGGGATATCGCCTTGTCCAAATGATACATTCATATTTTTTGGGATAATTGAAAAAAAAGTAAACACCTATGGACTAAACTTTGATTTTGTAATTGAAGATGTAGAATCTTTAAATTCTTTATGTCTTAAAAAAGAGCTTGATATTTCAAAAATTTCATCCCATGCCATTTATTATCTTCAAAAAGATTATGAACTTCTATCCTCAGGTGGAGCTCTATCTGAATTTGGTCCTGTTGTGATTGCAAAAGATTTAGAAAAAATTAAAAATATTTCAACTGTTAAAGTTGCCCTGCCTGGTAGACTCACAACTGCTTCTTTGCTTATGTGGCTTTATTGGCAAAAAAACTTTTCTCAAAAAAAATACGAACTGAAATTTATGCCTTTTTATGAGATTATTGATAAAGTTGCTAAAGGGGAGGCAGATCTTGGAGTTGTTATTCATGAAGGAAGATTTATCTATTCCTTGAAAGGGCTTAAACTGGTAGCTGATCTTGGTGAGTTCTGGATGGAGGAAACTCTTTTACCAATTCCTCTTGGCTGCATCGTGTCCAGAAAGTCATTGAATATAAAAGAAACTGTTGAAAAAATTATAAAGGAAAGTCTCAACTATGCCTACTCTCATTTTGATGAAGCTATGGATTTTACTAAAAAATACTCCCAAGAAATTAGTGAAGATGTTATAAAATTACATATTCAATGCTATGTTAATGACTTTACTTTTGATATGGGACAAAAAGGCATACAAGCAATAAATGAATTAATCAAGAAGATACAGGAGCATGGAATATGGTCATAG
- the rpsT gene encoding 30S ribosomal protein S20, with protein sequence MATKRSTVKKRSKSVLKRIRQNKKRRLRNQAWKTRIKTSIKKVEEAIAQNNQEIIQSVLKEAIKIISRAASKGIIHKNTASRKISRLMKKVNAALVTSVSAN encoded by the coding sequence TTGGCAACTAAGAGATCAACAGTTAAAAAGAGAAGTAAATCGGTACTGAAGAGAATAAGACAGAACAAAAAAAGAAGATTGAGAAATCAGGCATGGAAGACCAGAATTAAAACCTCAATTAAGAAGGTTGAAGAAGCAATTGCCCAAAATAATCAAGAAATAATTCAATCGGTATTAAAAGAAGCAATAAAAATAATTAGTAGAGCAGCTTCAAAAGGTATCATTCATAAAAATACAGCATCAAGAAAAATTTCAAGATTAATGAAAAAGGTAAATGCTGCTCTGGTAACTTCAGTTTCTGCAAATTAA
- a CDS encoding DHA2 family efflux MFS transporter permease subunit: protein MKRFWIVLTVMLPTFIEILDTTINNVALRHIQGSLSAGVDESTWIITSYLVSNAVVIPMAGWLSRVFGRKNYLIFSISLFTISSFLCGISWSLSSLIFFRILQGIGGGGLQPLSQSILLEVFPKEKYGTAMAIYGMGIIMAPILGPIVGGWIADNFSWRWIYYINIPVGIISILMTYLVIEDPPYLKREKLKVDYPGIILLALGIGCLQVVLDKGEREDWFESNFIVTLSIISVVSLGLLLWWELKRAEHPIVNFRLFKDKNFFFGNLVMFFTFVNLFGSIILLPIYVQNLMGYTAFLAGLVLGPAGLIQFIAFPISGKISDRINPKIPLAFGIIMCAYSTHLMSLFNLQAGFWDFVYPRAVLALGMAFVITPLAALTVAYIPKEKMQDATPLSAVIRNIGGSVGTAIVTTIVSQRAQFHQFRLIENLTPYDIPYQIAIEKLNEYLQTRAFLPPEGAIYRELIRQAQAIAFNEAFWILSVGMISMIATVFFFRKPIYKKKGGAQDAVH from the coding sequence ATGAAAAGGTTCTGGATAGTTCTCACAGTGATGCTTCCTACCTTTATAGAGATTCTTGATACAACCATAAATAATGTTGCACTGAGACACATTCAGGGAAGTCTTTCAGCAGGAGTTGATGAGTCAACATGGATTATTACATCTTATCTTGTTTCCAATGCAGTTGTAATTCCAATGGCTGGATGGTTAAGTAGAGTTTTTGGAAGGAAGAACTATTTGATTTTTTCCATATCTCTCTTTACAATTTCTTCATTTTTATGTGGAATCTCCTGGAGTCTTTCATCTCTTATATTTTTCAGAATTCTTCAGGGCATTGGCGGAGGGGGTCTTCAACCTTTAAGTCAGAGCATACTTCTTGAAGTTTTTCCAAAAGAAAAATACGGCACAGCAATGGCAATTTACGGAATGGGAATAATTATGGCACCAATACTTGGTCCAATTGTTGGAGGCTGGATAGCTGATAACTTTTCATGGCGATGGATTTATTATATAAACATTCCTGTCGGTATCATCTCTATTTTAATGACCTATCTGGTTATAGAGGATCCACCTTATCTTAAAAGAGAAAAACTAAAAGTTGACTACCCCGGTATAATCCTTCTAGCTCTGGGGATTGGATGCCTTCAGGTTGTTCTTGACAAAGGTGAAAGGGAAGACTGGTTTGAATCAAATTTTATTGTTACTCTGTCAATCATAAGTGTTGTTAGCCTTGGGTTGCTTTTGTGGTGGGAACTAAAAAGAGCAGAACATCCGATTGTTAATTTCAGACTTTTTAAAGATAAAAACTTCTTTTTTGGAAATCTTGTAATGTTTTTTACCTTTGTAAACCTCTTTGGCAGTATTATTCTTTTGCCCATTTATGTTCAAAATTTAATGGGATATACGGCATTTTTAGCAGGACTGGTTCTTGGACCTGCTGGACTAATTCAATTTATAGCTTTTCCAATAAGCGGTAAGATATCTGACCGAATAAATCCGAAGATACCACTTGCCTTTGGTATTATAATGTGTGCCTATTCAACTCATCTTATGAGTTTATTTAATCTTCAGGCAGGATTCTGGGATTTTGTATATCCAAGAGCTGTTCTGGCTCTTGGTATGGCTTTTGTTATAACTCCACTTGCGGCATTGACAGTAGCATACATTCCAAAAGAAAAAATGCAGGATGCAACACCACTGAGTGCTGTTATACGAAACATTGGAGGATCTGTTGGAACTGCAATAGTTACAACAATTGTATCTCAAAGAGCCCAGTTTCATCAGTTTAGACTCATTGAGAATCTTACTCCCTATGATATTCCCTATCAAATTGCCATTGAAAAACTGAATGAATATTTGCAAACAAGAGCATTTCTTCCACCTGAGGGAGCAATTTATAGGGAACTTATAAGACAGGCACAGGCAATAGCTTTTAATGAAGCATTCTGGATACTAAGTGTTGGAATGATCTCAATGATTGCAACTGTTTTCTTTTTCCGTAAACCTATTTATAAAAAGAAAGGAGGGGCTCAAGATGCAGTCCATTAA
- a CDS encoding SDR family oxidoreductase: MQSIKGKIAVITGASKGIGLATAEKFATQGANLVLVARSHELLNNVTQKLKKYGVDVISVPADLTKAEEVEKVFEKVKSYFQRVDILVNNAGRGIFNYIEHGSPKEWKEVIDLNLTGLIHCTHMAVKMMIPQRSGHIVNISSVAGRVGIPGWSVYCATKWAVVGFSESIRKELIKYNIRVTVIEPGVVTTEWGENMPEEWIRSRASMRALKAVDVAEAIYYVVTQPEYVSVNELLIRPTEQER; encoded by the coding sequence ATGCAGTCCATTAAAGGAAAAATTGCAGTTATAACAGGGGCATCAAAAGGAATAGGATTGGCAACTGCTGAAAAATTTGCCACTCAGGGAGCTAATCTTGTTTTAGTAGCAAGGTCTCATGAATTGTTAAACAATGTTACGCAAAAGTTGAAAAAATATGGAGTAGATGTAATAAGTGTACCTGCAGACCTTACAAAGGCTGAAGAAGTAGAAAAAGTATTTGAAAAGGTAAAGTCTTATTTTCAGCGAGTTGATATTTTAGTAAACAATGCTGGAAGAGGAATTTTTAACTACATTGAACATGGCTCACCGAAGGAATGGAAAGAAGTGATTGATCTGAATCTTACAGGTCTTATTCATTGCACTCACATGGCTGTAAAAATGATGATTCCTCAGAGGAGCGGTCATATTGTAAATATTTCTTCAGTTGCTGGAAGAGTGGGAATTCCAGGATGGTCTGTATACTGTGCTACAAAATGGGCAGTTGTTGGTTTTTCTGAATCAATTCGCAAGGAGTTGATAAAATACAACATCCGTGTTACAGTAATAGAGCCGGGTGTTGTGACAACCGAATGGGGTGAAAATATGCCAGAGGAATGGATAAGAAGCAGAGCTTCAATGAGAGCTCTTAAGGCAGTTGATGTGGCAGAAGCAATATACTATGTGGTAACTCAGCCTGAATATGTCTCGGTAAACGAACTTTTAATCAGACCAACAGAGCAGGAAAGATGA
- the moaC gene encoding cyclic pyranopterin monophosphate synthase MoaC, protein MKFTHFDEKGRARMVDVTGKAVTERIAITEGIVKMKPETLKMILNKEIAKGDVFQVARLAGIMAAKMTPHLIPLCHPLPITSVEIDFEADEEKSQVKIKTTVKTTAQTGVEMEAMVATSLAALTIYDMCKAVDKEMEIDEIKLIYKAGGKSGEFKRT, encoded by the coding sequence ATGAAGTTTACACATTTTGATGAAAAAGGAAGAGCAAGGATGGTTGATGTTACAGGCAAAGCTGTAACTGAGAGGATTGCCATTACTGAAGGCATTGTTAAAATGAAGCCTGAGACACTAAAAATGATTTTGAATAAAGAGATTGCAAAGGGTGATGTTTTTCAGGTTGCCCGTCTTGCTGGAATTATGGCTGCAAAGATGACTCCACATCTTATCCCTCTCTGTCATCCTCTTCCAATTACATCTGTTGAGATTGATTTTGAAGCAGATGAAGAGAAATCACAGGTTAAAATAAAAACAACTGTTAAAACAACAGCTCAAACAGGAGTTGAAATGGAAGCAATGGTTGCAACCTCTTTAGCAGCTTTAACAATTTATGACATGTGTAAAGCGGTTGACAAAGAAATGGAAATTGATGAGATAAAGCTTATTTACAAAGCCGGAGGGAAAAGTGGAGAATTTAAAAGAACTTAA
- the purD gene encoding phosphoribosylamine--glycine ligase — MKVLVIGSGGREHAIVWKLAQSRVVDKIYCTPGNAGIAQIAECVEIENKDFSDLIDFVKYEWIDLTVVGPEDPLAKGIVDAFEKEKRKIIGPTKAAAQIESSKVFAKEFMKRHKIPTAEYKIFTSYTHAEEYIRMKGTPIVIKADGLAAGKGVFVCQNYDEAVNALKLIMKEKIFGAAGEKVVIEECLQGKEVSYLVFTDGKTIIPMVTSKDHKRLLDNDEGPNTGGMGTFSPNPIITPELEREILETIIKPTVKGLKQEGIPYRGILYAGLMIVNGKPYVLEFNCRFGDPETQVILPRLETDLVDIFMAIAEQKLNKVDVKWSNKASLCVVLASEGYPGKYKKGIPIKGLDMIKDLKDVIVFHAGTKFNEEGIIVTNGGRVLGVTALGNDLQEARQKAYSAVGLINFEGMQYRKDIGLNI, encoded by the coding sequence ATGAAAGTTCTCGTGATAGGTTCAGGAGGAAGAGAACATGCCATTGTATGGAAACTTGCTCAATCGAGAGTGGTTGATAAAATTTATTGTACTCCTGGTAATGCAGGTATAGCACAAATTGCTGAGTGTGTTGAGATAGAAAACAAGGACTTTTCTGATTTAATTGACTTTGTTAAATATGAATGGATTGATCTTACAGTAGTAGGACCTGAAGACCCCCTTGCAAAAGGAATTGTTGATGCTTTTGAGAAAGAAAAAAGAAAAATAATAGGTCCTACAAAGGCTGCTGCTCAAATTGAGAGTAGCAAAGTATTTGCAAAAGAATTCATGAAAAGACATAAAATCCCCACAGCAGAATACAAGATTTTTACTTCATATACCCATGCAGAAGAATACATCAGAATGAAAGGCACACCAATTGTTATTAAAGCAGACGGACTTGCTGCAGGTAAAGGGGTTTTTGTTTGTCAAAACTATGATGAAGCAGTTAATGCTTTAAAACTTATTATGAAAGAAAAAATCTTCGGTGCAGCTGGAGAAAAGGTTGTCATTGAAGAGTGCCTTCAAGGCAAAGAAGTTTCATATCTTGTTTTTACAGATGGAAAAACTATTATTCCTATGGTTACCTCAAAGGATCATAAAAGACTTCTTGACAATGATGAAGGTCCAAATACAGGAGGTATGGGAACATTCAGTCCCAATCCGATAATTACTCCAGAGCTTGAAAGAGAAATACTTGAAACTATAATAAAACCCACAGTAAAGGGACTCAAGCAGGAAGGGATACCTTACAGAGGTATTCTTTATGCTGGACTTATGATTGTCAATGGCAAACCCTATGTACTTGAATTTAACTGCCGATTCGGTGATCCTGAAACTCAGGTTATTCTGCCAAGACTTGAAACCGACTTAGTTGATATCTTTATGGCAATAGCAGAACAGAAATTAAATAAAGTAGATGTAAAATGGAGTAATAAAGCCTCCTTGTGTGTTGTTCTTGCATCAGAGGGATATCCGGGAAAGTATAAAAAGGGAATACCAATTAAAGGGCTTGATATGATCAAAGATCTTAAGGATGTTATAGTTTTTCATGCAGGAACCAAGTTTAACGAAGAGGGCATTATCGTTACAAATGGTGGAAGAGTTCTGGGAGTAACAGCACTCGGCAATGATTTACAGGAAGCAAGACAGAAAGCATACTCTGCAGTAGGGCTTATCAACTTTGAAGGTATGCAGTACAGAAAAGACATTGGATTGAATATTTAA
- a CDS encoding protoglobin domain-containing protein produces the protein MRPFKEIKANYYFTKDDELRLSELKPLMEKRAEKVVGALYQWIIQTDSARRIFKNESLIKHVMRLVRTWFISLFSGKYDNYFYDALIRIGQKHEKVGVEPHFMTRAINIIRNACIDILCEEMEHDREKYVISINKILDINLDIISSAYLEEEIKGYSPAYRIKNQLVRYGEIFSQLVSLMLILGLSILTFAVIYLCGKDIYEILSGKLEQKIVTALGSVLILWVMLELLNTEITHLKGGKFRISVFVGVALVTVIRETMIATLKHETIEFIASLIAAILIMGIVYWLVKKTEEERR, from the coding sequence ATGAGACCTTTTAAAGAAATAAAAGCAAATTACTATTTTACAAAAGATGATGAATTGAGACTTTCAGAGCTCAAGCCTCTAATGGAAAAAAGAGCAGAAAAAGTTGTAGGAGCTCTTTATCAATGGATAATTCAAACAGATTCAGCAAGAAGAATTTTTAAAAATGAGTCATTGATAAAACATGTAATGAGGCTTGTAAGAACATGGTTTATCAGTCTTTTTTCTGGTAAATATGATAACTATTTTTATGATGCCCTCATAAGAATTGGGCAGAAACATGAAAAAGTTGGTGTTGAACCTCATTTTATGACAAGAGCAATAAACATTATAAGAAATGCCTGTATTGATATACTTTGCGAAGAGATGGAACATGACAGGGAGAAATATGTGATTTCAATTAATAAAATACTTGACATAAATCTTGATATTATCTCTTCTGCCTATCTTGAAGAAGAAATAAAAGGTTATTCACCAGCTTACCGGATAAAAAATCAACTTGTCCGATATGGCGAGATATTCTCTCAACTTGTGAGTCTCATGCTTATACTTGGATTAAGCATTCTTACTTTTGCAGTAATATATCTTTGCGGTAAAGATATATATGAAATATTATCAGGCAAACTTGAGCAAAAAATTGTAACAGCTCTTGGTTCAGTTCTTATTCTATGGGTTATGCTTGAGCTTCTAAATACTGAAATTACACATCTCAAGGGAGGAAAGTTCAGAATAAGTGTTTTTGTTGGAGTTGCTCTTGTTACTGTAATAAGAGAGACAATGATTGCAACACTAAAGCACGAAACAATTGAGTTTATAGCCTCCCTTATAGCAGCTATACTTATAATGGGTATAGTCTATTGGTTAGTTAAAAAGACAGAGGAGGAAAGAAGATGA